In Chryseobacterium lactis, a single genomic region encodes these proteins:
- a CDS encoding TlpA family protein disulfide reductase, whose translation MENLKKWIRSNWSTLILVIVFIILLVSPDAKAWLMRQVASTGFLNSSISEPKTKEKNTESASSYNFTLQNEEGKMISLSELKGRVVFINFWASWCPPCRAEFPSVQRFYEKYRSKPEIIFLTVNLDDNPVSGKKYLTEKGFTLPFLIPAGSIPKEIYDGTLPTTVVLDKQGEIRLHHKGLADYSKESFYKQIDQLLNQ comes from the coding sequence ATGGAGAATCTGAAAAAATGGATCAGAAGCAACTGGTCAACGCTGATCCTGGTGATCGTATTTATTATATTACTTGTCAGTCCCGATGCCAAAGCATGGCTGATGAGGCAGGTGGCCTCTACCGGATTTCTAAACTCCAGCATATCCGAACCAAAGACTAAAGAGAAAAATACAGAATCAGCAAGCTCCTATAATTTTACCCTGCAGAATGAAGAAGGAAAGATGATCAGTCTTTCAGAATTAAAAGGAAGAGTGGTCTTTATCAATTTTTGGGCATCATGGTGCCCTCCGTGTCGTGCGGAATTTCCATCTGTTCAACGTTTTTATGAAAAGTATCGCTCTAAGCCGGAAATTATTTTCCTGACAGTTAATCTCGACGATAATCCGGTATCAGGTAAAAAATATCTTACAGAAAAAGGCTTTACATTGCCATTTCTGATTCCTGCCGGCTCCATTCCGAAAGAAATCTATGACGGAACATTGCCAACTACCGTAGTATTGGATAAGCAGGGCGAAATAAGACTCCATCATAAAGGGTTGGCAGATTACAGCAAAGAATCTTTTTACAAACAGATTGATCAGCTTTTAAACCAGTAA